The Virgibacillus sp. SK37 region AATTACATATAAAAAAACCCTCTCTTCGATAAGAAAAAGGGTTTGTTAACTTATGTATAATTAATCATCGATTACCAAGTGTTTTTCAAAACGAGATATGTCTTTATCAGCACCAATAACAATAAGCACATCATCTTCTTTTAAAACATCCTCAGCACTTGGCGATACATTGATTTCCTTTCCTTGTTTTATAGCAACAACGTTACAACCGTAATTGGCACGGATATCCAAGTCAATAAGAGTTTTCCCAACCATTTTATTACCAGCTTTCACTTCCACAATACTGTGGTCATCAGAAAGTTCCAGGTAATCCAGTATATTATTTGAAATAATATTGTGGGCAATTCTCTTTCCCATATCTCTTTCTGGATGCACAACATGATCAGCACCAATTTTATTCAATATTTTTTCGTGATAATCATTTTGAGCCTTAACTGTTATTTTTTTGATTCCAAGATCTGTAAGAATAACAGTCGTTAAAATACTAGCCTGAATATTATCTCCAATCGCTACAATAACATGATCAATATTTTTAATACCCAATTCTTTTAGTGAAACTTCATCTGTTGAATCTGCAATCACGGCGTGTGAAGCAATGTTCTTATATTCATTCACTTTATCTTCGTCATTATCAATTGCCAAGACTTCCATGCCTTCCATACTTAATTCGCGACAAATACTACCACCAAACCGGCCTAATCCAATTACCGCAAAGTCTCGTTTCATCCTGCTTCCTCCATTAATATGTATGATAGGTCTATCATACATGAGAAACGCAAAAAGGAGCAACTGTCTGCTGCTCCTTAAAATGAATTTTAACCTATATTGCATCCAACATCTGGAATTGAGATTTCACTAGACCAAAATACTCCCCTTGCTTCTTCATTAAATCTGAATGACTACCTCTTTCAAGTATCTTTCCGTTTTCCAATACAAATATTGTGTCTGCTTCCCGGATCGTTGATAGTCTATGGGCAATTATTATTGCTGTTCTACCCTTAAGTAGTTTTGCCAGCGCCTGTTGTATTTTCACTTCTGTTTCAGTATCAATACTGGCAGTAGCTTCATCCAAAATTAGAATACTAGGGTCAGCTAATAATGCACGTGCAAAAGATAATAATTGTCTTTCTCCAGCAGATAAGATATTTCCTCTTTCTTCTACCTCTGTATAATAACCATTAGCCAACCGTTGTATAAACCCATCTGCGCCTACTACCTTGGCCGCCTCGATCACGTCTTCATTTGAAGCATTTGGTTGACCAAAGCGAATATTTTCCATTATCGTCCCAGAAAAAATGAACGTATCCTGTAACACTACGCTGATTTTTTGTCGTAGACTGTTTACATTGACATCCTGTAGATCATACCCATCAATCTTCACCTGCCCTTGGGTGGGATCATAAAAACGACTGATCAAATTCGCAATTGTGGACTTACCACTA contains the following coding sequences:
- a CDS encoding TrkA family potassium uptake protein, with amino-acid sequence MKRDFAVIGLGRFGGSICRELSMEGMEVLAIDNDEDKVNEYKNIASHAVIADSTDEVSLKELGIKNIDHVIVAIGDNIQASILTTVILTDLGIKKITVKAQNDYHEKILNKIGADHVVHPERDMGKRIAHNIISNNILDYLELSDDHSIVEVKAGNKMVGKTLIDLDIRANYGCNVVAIKQGKEINVSPSAEDVLKEDDVLIVIGADKDISRFEKHLVIDD